A region from the Streptosporangium sp. NBC_01756 genome encodes:
- a CDS encoding TetR/AcrR family transcriptional regulator yields the protein MAQQRAERADATRNRRAVLHATERLLAEGGGDHVSLDRVAALAGVGKGTVFRRFGNRAGLLQALLEERSRELREAVKNGPPPLGPGAPVRDRMLAFLDGLGAIAEGNAVLLSAHEQACAEDKYDDPSYQCWHRHLSTLLADGRPDLDADFLAHVLLAVFDGDLVRHMTSADDPRRFTRSIQQMAAALLDR from the coding sequence ATGGCCCAACAACGCGCCGAGCGTGCCGATGCGACCCGCAACCGCCGTGCGGTGCTCCACGCGACTGAGCGGCTTCTGGCCGAAGGCGGCGGAGACCACGTGTCGCTCGACCGCGTTGCCGCCCTTGCCGGAGTCGGGAAGGGCACCGTGTTCCGTCGCTTCGGTAACCGCGCCGGACTGCTGCAGGCGCTGCTGGAGGAAAGGTCCCGCGAGCTACGCGAAGCGGTCAAGAACGGACCCCCGCCTTTGGGGCCCGGAGCACCCGTCCGGGACCGGATGCTCGCCTTCCTCGACGGACTCGGCGCGATCGCCGAAGGCAACGCCGTCCTGCTGTCGGCGCACGAGCAAGCGTGCGCCGAGGACAAGTACGACGACCCCAGTTACCAGTGCTGGCACCGCCATCTCAGCACCCTGCTCGCTGACGGACGTCCCGATCTCGACGCCGACTTCCTGGCCCACGTCCTGCTCGCTGTCTTCGACGGCGACCTGGTCCGCCACATGACATCGGCCGATGACCCCCGCCGCTTCACCCGCTCAATCCAGCAGATGGCCGCGGCACTGCTCGATCGGTGA
- a CDS encoding zinc-binding dehydrogenase: MDIRALVVDPGAPGSLRLGMTADPQPAPNQLVLDVRHISLNRGEVKFAGQQPTGTVHGYDAAGVVVRAAADGTGPAVGARVAAFGAGAWAQRMAVDTTAVAEVPAQVDLAGAAALPMAGITALRTLRSRSILGRRVLITGAAGGVGRYAVQLAALGGAHVIASVGSAARADGLTELGAHEVVVGLEGIDRPVDLILDNVGGPQLTAAWELLAPGGGVQNIGWASDEPAVFAPYSMFSIGPSKTMNTFGDVHEVGPDLATLLGFVADGRLSPEVGWRGSWERVAEAAQALLDRRIAGKAILDVAPAAD; encoded by the coding sequence ATGGACATACGTGCGCTCGTCGTCGATCCCGGCGCCCCGGGATCCCTGCGGCTGGGGATGACCGCAGACCCCCAGCCCGCGCCCAACCAGCTGGTGCTCGATGTCCGGCACATCTCGCTCAACCGCGGCGAGGTGAAGTTCGCCGGCCAGCAGCCGACCGGAACCGTGCACGGCTACGATGCCGCCGGTGTCGTCGTACGTGCTGCGGCCGACGGCACCGGACCCGCCGTAGGCGCCAGAGTCGCGGCGTTCGGCGCCGGAGCGTGGGCGCAGCGGATGGCCGTGGACACCACCGCGGTGGCCGAAGTCCCCGCCCAGGTCGACCTCGCCGGCGCCGCCGCACTGCCGATGGCCGGTATCACGGCGCTGCGCACGTTGCGTTCCCGTTCCATCCTGGGCCGGCGGGTACTGATCACCGGGGCGGCCGGCGGCGTCGGCCGTTACGCGGTCCAGTTGGCGGCCTTGGGCGGTGCCCATGTCATCGCCTCGGTGGGGTCGGCGGCCCGCGCCGACGGCCTGACCGAACTGGGCGCCCACGAGGTGGTGGTCGGTCTGGAGGGCATCGATCGGCCGGTCGACCTCATCCTCGACAATGTGGGCGGGCCACAGCTGACCGCGGCCTGGGAGCTCCTCGCGCCGGGCGGGGGTGTGCAGAACATCGGCTGGGCGTCGGACGAGCCGGCGGTGTTCGCGCCGTATTCGATGTTCTCCATCGGCCCGTCCAAGACGATGAACACGTTCGGCGACGTCCATGAGGTCGGCCCGGATCTGGCAACCCTGCTGGGGTTCGTGGCGGACGGGAGGCTTTCCCCCGAGGTCGGCTGGCGCGGTTCCTGGGAACGCGTCGCCGAGGCCGCCCAGGCGCTGCTGGACCGGCGTATCGCGGGCAAGGCGATCCTGGACGTAGCACCGGCGGCCGACTGA
- a CDS encoding dienelactone hydrolase family protein: MSRSSSTPARAVADLPAAVTFLGFSLSVLNAQKLAQTRPSARSTVLVSSCVPAPYFGPWPTEVPVRIHAMDDPVFHAEAAHALVEQAPDAELCLHPGDRHYFADSSSPSYDSEAAGLLLRRTATFLRAR; the protein is encoded by the coding sequence GTGTCGAGGAGCTCCTCGACACCGGCGCGCGCCGTCGCGGACCTGCCGGCCGCCGTCACTTTCCTCGGATTCTCCCTCAGCGTGCTGAACGCGCAGAAACTGGCCCAGACGCGCCCGAGCGCCCGCAGCACCGTGCTCGTCTCCTCCTGCGTTCCGGCCCCTTACTTCGGACCGTGGCCCACCGAGGTCCCGGTACGGATCCACGCCATGGACGACCCTGTATTCCACGCCGAGGCGGCTCACGCGCTCGTCGAGCAGGCTCCTGACGCCGAACTGTGTCTGCATCCCGGCGACCGGCATTATTTCGCCGACAGCTCGTCGCCGTCCTACGACTCCGAAGCCGCCGGGCTGCTGCTGCGTCGCACGGCGACGTTTCTCCGGGCACGGTGA
- a CDS encoding nSTAND1 domain-containing NTPase: MYRSRSHDLPPRPPAGEPAAGVRITFGDLDARAGVSPGGLYAELRQNPENLGRVVRQIAARSGEDFGPVVDQFEEVFTLCGDDVERDSFIEALVTAASAALRRTPFWRWRHVTRPPAGHRLRRQDSSDPPETALALGPDHAGAGTTFDMDHGFTHQADMGPPPTIV, from the coding sequence GTGTATCGATCACGGTCCCATGATCTCCCACCGAGACCACCAGCCGGTGAGCCGGCAGCAGGCGTTCGCATCACGTTCGGAGACCTGGATGCCCGGGCGGGCGTTTCACCGGGCGGGCTGTATGCGGAGTTGCGGCAGAACCCGGAGAACCTGGGCCGAGTCGTGCGGCAGATCGCCGCCCGCTCCGGAGAGGACTTCGGGCCGGTTGTCGATCAGTTCGAGGAAGTCTTCACGCTGTGCGGGGACGACGTCGAGCGGGACAGTTTCATCGAGGCACTGGTCACCGCCGCTTCGGCGGCTCTTCGGCGGACCCCGTTTTGGCGGTGGCGGCACGTCACACGGCCACCTGCCGGGCACCGGCTTCGGCGGCAGGACTCCAGCGATCCGCCGGAGACGGCCCTCGCACTCGGCCCTGATCATGCTGGGGCGGGCACCACCTTTGACATGGATCACGGCTTCACCCACCAGGCGGACATGGGTCCACCACCAACCATCGTCTAG
- a CDS encoding TetR/AcrR family transcriptional regulator produces MARTKEFDPDAALQKALELFWERGYEATSMADLVQHLGIARASIYATFGGKHDLYLKAFERYLQTRDPHVVEVLSQPGPALPAVRALVETYAEESLRDEHRRGCMVVNAAVELMPRDPQIARKVEASWDTLETALTSALTRARAQGEISDDRDPHALARFLLVMMQGIRVLGRAHPEPGRLRDATAQALAVLD; encoded by the coding sequence ATGGCGAGGACCAAGGAGTTCGATCCGGATGCGGCCCTGCAGAAGGCGCTGGAGTTGTTCTGGGAGCGCGGGTACGAGGCGACGTCCATGGCCGACCTGGTCCAGCATCTGGGGATCGCCCGGGCGAGCATCTATGCGACCTTCGGCGGCAAGCACGACCTCTACCTGAAGGCGTTCGAGAGATACCTGCAGACCCGTGACCCCCATGTCGTCGAGGTGCTCTCCCAGCCGGGGCCGGCGCTGCCGGCCGTACGAGCGCTGGTCGAGACATACGCGGAGGAGTCCTTGCGTGACGAGCACCGGCGCGGCTGCATGGTCGTCAACGCCGCAGTGGAGCTCATGCCGCGCGATCCTCAGATCGCCCGAAAGGTCGAGGCGAGCTGGGACACTTTGGAGACCGCGCTGACCTCGGCGCTGACCCGGGCGCGTGCGCAGGGCGAGATCTCAGACGACAGGGACCCGCACGCCCTGGCCCGTTTCCTGCTCGTCATGATGCAGGGCATACGCGTGCTCGGCCGTGCGCATCCCGAACCCGGCAGGCTTCGCGACGCCACCGCACAGGCGCTGGCCGTACTGGACTGA
- a CDS encoding SDR family NAD(P)-dependent oxidoreductase has product MTARFTGKVALITGGGSGIGRATALAFAREGATVVVAGRSVGLLEQTVKLIEDEGGQADAVAADVSSSEDVARLVTTTVKRHGGLHIAFNNAGTLEAGPLADMDEAAWDRQLAVNVTGVFLSMKHEITHMRGNGGGVIVNTASNLGAHMRLPFLGAYAASKAAVSALSRAAAREYIGEGIRINAISPGPIDTSMSLRPGETEAERAERVKGSLPIGRVGTLDEAASAVLWLASPEAAFTVGHDLVIDGGATA; this is encoded by the coding sequence ATGACCGCACGTTTCACCGGCAAGGTAGCCCTCATCACCGGCGGAGGTTCCGGCATCGGCCGGGCCACCGCGCTCGCCTTCGCCCGAGAAGGCGCGACCGTGGTGGTTGCCGGGCGCAGCGTCGGCCTCCTCGAGCAGACCGTGAAACTGATCGAGGACGAAGGCGGCCAGGCCGACGCCGTGGCCGCTGACGTCTCCTCCTCCGAGGACGTCGCCCGGCTCGTCACGACCACGGTGAAGCGCCACGGCGGCCTGCACATCGCGTTCAACAACGCGGGAACGCTCGAGGCAGGACCGCTCGCGGACATGGACGAGGCCGCCTGGGACCGCCAGCTGGCCGTGAACGTGACCGGTGTCTTCCTGTCCATGAAGCACGAGATCACCCACATGCGCGGCAACGGCGGCGGTGTGATCGTCAACACCGCCTCCAACCTGGGCGCTCACATGCGGCTGCCGTTCCTCGGCGCCTACGCGGCATCCAAGGCGGCCGTGAGCGCGCTGAGCCGGGCGGCTGCGAGGGAGTACATCGGGGAAGGTATCCGCATCAACGCGATCAGCCCGGGCCCCATCGACACCTCCATGTCCCTGCGCCCCGGTGAGACCGAGGCGGAGCGCGCCGAACGGGTGAAGGGCTCACTGCCGATCGGCAGAGTCGGGACACTCGACGAAGCGGCCTCCGCCGTGCTGTGGCTCGCATCACCCGAAGCAGCATTCACGGTCGGTCATGACCTGGTCATCGACGGAGGCGCCACCGCCTGA
- a CDS encoding LuxR C-terminal-related transcriptional regulator, whose protein sequence is MSADPHVPPELSSFVGRVAELAAIGDAVTAGQVLTLVGPGGCGKTRLAIRVCRMAAEAWRDGVFWVGLEEEADGSHIARRMAAALDVLLPAGPDPVPALVSALRDRELLVVVDNCEHVLDDAARVIAAVLSKCPRVAVLATSRSTLGIAGERVWRVPPMGLADALELFLERVRAGAPDAVGGAEARSGARRICDRLDRLPLALELAAGWAGALSLAQIADSLSAPFALLDGGARTAPFRQRTLQGSMSWSHDLLDDDEQALFRRVGVFEPGFTADAVTRLAALGGPGRERLLKALRGLIDKSLVVADTTGPVARYRMLGVVRAYALARLQEAQEAAAARDLHLDIYSSLLEQVAPLLDTDKDAWRMQLGAAYPNVHAAVEWGLSRADPTQGRRLAAACVWLWHLEGRGTEGVRLLRRAAERGADERSPLQAEVLAALALVANTAEPGVEAFEVARAAQQLAAETNAPAAGRLARSLAALGRLAVGLTEALDEARAVRDEAVRAGDGFVVDSTEVFIGLVHVLADDYREAIEHLERAVEGHLGRGDRGMGSFALGWLALAAARSGALQRAGELAQRAVTTAEPLRDLHWTGSARAILAEIRVLQGRLDEATAALAPIDRLVAGAGQLPFITGWERCKAMLALEHGRPREAVEWCWREGRWQEEPSAEWLAPETQLVLAAALRQSGDHSAAARVLHALSDAPVTKQMPRIRAGALDELALLSHATDTERALHLHHEALRIRLDHDLVLDRVASLESLALLNLRRGAAETAGVLAGAAERARSDLGAAPRPFLRVADTSEELRARLQEPALHEAVEHGRAMDLPAAIGYATRARGPRRRPESGWESLTPAERSVAELAAQGLSNPEIATRLFVGRGTVKTHLAHIYVKLRVANRTELARAAAEPLNQHN, encoded by the coding sequence ATGTCTGCTGACCCGCACGTTCCGCCTGAGCTGTCATCGTTCGTGGGTCGGGTCGCGGAGCTCGCGGCGATCGGCGATGCGGTCACGGCCGGGCAGGTTCTGACCCTGGTCGGCCCGGGCGGGTGCGGCAAGACCCGGCTGGCGATCCGCGTCTGCCGGATGGCGGCCGAAGCGTGGCGGGACGGGGTGTTCTGGGTCGGCCTGGAGGAGGAGGCGGACGGGAGTCACATCGCCCGCCGGATGGCGGCGGCGCTGGACGTCCTTCTGCCCGCCGGGCCGGATCCGGTGCCGGCGCTGGTCAGCGCGCTGCGAGACCGCGAGCTGCTCGTGGTGGTCGACAACTGCGAGCACGTGCTGGACGACGCGGCCAGGGTCATCGCGGCGGTGCTGTCGAAATGCCCACGCGTGGCGGTGCTTGCCACCAGCCGTTCCACGCTCGGCATCGCCGGCGAGCGAGTGTGGCGGGTGCCGCCGATGGGCCTGGCCGATGCGCTGGAACTGTTTCTCGAACGCGTCCGCGCCGGCGCCCCGGACGCGGTGGGCGGGGCGGAGGCCCGCTCCGGGGCGAGGCGGATCTGCGACCGGCTCGACCGGCTGCCGCTCGCGTTGGAGTTGGCCGCCGGCTGGGCGGGCGCGCTGTCGCTGGCGCAGATCGCGGACTCCCTGAGCGCGCCGTTCGCCCTCCTGGACGGCGGCGCGCGGACCGCGCCGTTCCGGCAGCGGACACTGCAGGGGTCGATGAGCTGGAGCCACGACCTGCTGGACGACGACGAGCAGGCGCTGTTCCGGCGCGTCGGGGTTTTCGAGCCCGGCTTCACCGCGGACGCCGTGACCCGCCTGGCCGCACTCGGCGGACCCGGCCGCGAACGCCTGCTCAAGGCGTTGCGGGGGCTGATCGACAAATCGCTGGTCGTGGCGGACACGACGGGCCCGGTGGCCAGATACCGGATGCTCGGGGTCGTCCGGGCGTACGCGCTCGCCCGCCTGCAGGAGGCACAGGAGGCCGCGGCTGCCCGGGACCTGCACCTCGACATCTACTCCTCCCTGCTGGAGCAGGTGGCGCCGCTGCTGGACACCGACAAGGACGCCTGGCGGATGCAACTGGGCGCCGCCTACCCCAACGTCCACGCCGCTGTCGAGTGGGGACTGTCGCGCGCCGACCCGACCCAGGGGCGGCGCCTGGCCGCGGCCTGCGTGTGGCTGTGGCACCTGGAGGGACGAGGCACTGAAGGGGTACGGCTGCTGCGGCGGGCAGCGGAACGCGGCGCGGATGAGCGGAGCCCGCTGCAGGCGGAGGTCCTGGCGGCGCTGGCGCTGGTGGCCAACACCGCCGAGCCGGGCGTCGAAGCGTTCGAGGTGGCGCGGGCGGCGCAGCAGCTGGCCGCCGAGACCAACGCGCCCGCGGCAGGACGGCTGGCACGATCGCTGGCCGCCCTCGGGCGGCTCGCCGTGGGCCTCACAGAGGCGCTGGACGAGGCTCGGGCGGTCAGGGACGAGGCCGTTCGAGCCGGGGACGGATTCGTCGTGGACTCCACCGAGGTGTTCATCGGCCTGGTGCACGTACTCGCCGATGACTATCGCGAGGCGATCGAGCACCTCGAACGTGCCGTGGAAGGGCATCTCGGGCGCGGTGACCGGGGTATGGGGTCCTTCGCCCTGGGCTGGTTGGCGCTGGCGGCCGCCCGGTCAGGTGCGCTTCAGCGGGCCGGCGAGCTGGCCCAGCGTGCCGTGACCACGGCGGAGCCCTTGCGTGACCTGCACTGGACCGGCTCGGCCCGGGCCATCCTGGCCGAGATCCGCGTTCTTCAGGGCCGCCTGGACGAGGCCACTGCCGCGCTGGCGCCCATCGATCGCCTGGTCGCCGGAGCGGGGCAGCTGCCGTTCATCACCGGCTGGGAGCGCTGCAAGGCGATGCTCGCGCTCGAACACGGCCGCCCGCGAGAAGCGGTGGAGTGGTGCTGGCGTGAAGGCCGGTGGCAGGAGGAACCGAGTGCGGAATGGCTCGCCCCCGAGACGCAGCTGGTGCTGGCGGCCGCCCTGCGGCAGTCAGGCGACCACTCGGCTGCGGCGCGGGTGCTTCACGCCCTGTCCGATGCCCCGGTGACCAAGCAGATGCCGCGCATCCGCGCGGGCGCGCTGGATGAGCTGGCGCTGCTGAGCCACGCAACCGACACCGAGCGGGCGCTGCACTTGCACCATGAGGCCCTGCGGATCCGGCTCGACCATGATCTCGTCCTCGACCGCGTCGCCAGCTTGGAATCTCTGGCGTTGCTCAACCTGCGGCGCGGCGCGGCCGAGACGGCCGGGGTACTCGCGGGCGCTGCGGAGCGCGCCCGCTCCGACCTCGGAGCCGCGCCCCGGCCGTTCCTGCGTGTCGCCGATACCAGTGAGGAGTTACGGGCGCGGCTGCAGGAGCCGGCCCTGCACGAAGCCGTGGAGCACGGTCGCGCGATGGACCTGCCCGCAGCGATCGGCTACGCCACCCGCGCGCGCGGACCGCGCCGTCGGCCGGAGTCCGGATGGGAGAGCCTCACCCCGGCCGAGCGGTCCGTGGCGGAGCTCGCCGCCCAGGGGCTGTCCAACCCCGAGATCGCCACCCGCCTGTTCGTCGGCCGTGGCACGGTCAAGACCCACCTGGCGCACATCTATGTCAAACTTCGGGTCGCCAACCGCACCGAGCTCGCCCGCGCGGCGGCCGAGCCGCTCAACCAGCACAACTAG
- a CDS encoding dihydrofolate reductase family protein, translating to MTQHTNVQGRRVVANISLSLDGRVKGQGGEEDMSWIVPHALTDGARDHMVRMTSAATTALLGRKNYEGFGSFWPTVAKDDNADSRDRTFAQWLDETEKIVFSSTLTEAPWQNSRLADADPAEEVKRLRRQPGGDIIVLASSSVIKALLTADELDRLSITLCPELAGGGARLFHDGLPTTSWSLTDLSTTDSGAICLIYDRIGNAG from the coding sequence ATGACGCAGCACACCAACGTCCAGGGCCGCAGGGTGGTCGCCAACATCTCGCTCTCGCTCGACGGCCGGGTCAAAGGTCAGGGCGGCGAGGAGGACATGAGCTGGATCGTCCCCCACGCCCTCACCGACGGCGCCCGCGACCACATGGTGCGGATGACGAGCGCCGCCACCACCGCCCTGCTCGGCCGCAAGAACTACGAGGGCTTCGGCTCCTTCTGGCCGACGGTCGCCAAGGACGACAACGCCGATTCCCGGGATCGGACCTTCGCCCAGTGGCTCGACGAGACTGAGAAGATCGTCTTCTCCTCGACCCTGACGGAGGCGCCGTGGCAGAACTCCCGGCTCGCCGACGCCGATCCTGCCGAGGAGGTCAAGCGGCTCCGCCGGCAGCCCGGCGGCGACATCATCGTGCTGGCCAGCAGCAGCGTCATCAAGGCCCTGCTGACCGCGGACGAATTGGACCGGCTCAGCATCACGCTCTGCCCGGAGCTGGCCGGCGGCGGCGCCCGGCTCTTCCACGACGGCCTGCCCACCACGTCCTGGTCGCTCACCGACCTGTCGACCACCGATTCCGGCGCGATCTGCCTGATCTACGACCGGATCGGCAACGCAGGCTGA
- a CDS encoding acyltransferase family protein: MENAPHHNDREGLQRADTTSAVLPGTSPSQSTASRPRLWFVDNLRILLISLVVLHHTAATYSGIPAWYYTEKPTSGVVALGLTVFLLVNQAWFMGAFFLLSGYFTPGAYDRKGPRAFLRDRLIRLGVPLVVFYFLLNPILYAGFYGSGSPLDFYLHTIGSGPLWFVLALLVLDGSYAALRLATRKRPARSRTPQPPTYPMVIGFVLVLALTTYVLRIAIPVGFTVPVIGFPSSAYLPQYVSFFVLGTVAYRRGWFHAITARMGRVGLGMAIGATLVFLPLALAGRWEGHGTLSSLCYALWDSTFAVGIVLALLTCFRRRLDTQGPLRRYLSAHVFTVYVIHAFVVTAAGYALSVLDLPTLVKFAIAAVVVLPVCFTLAGPIRRLPGVRHVL, from the coding sequence ATGGAGAACGCACCACACCACAACGACCGGGAAGGACTCCAGAGGGCCGACACGACCTCGGCCGTGCTTCCTGGCACGTCGCCCAGCCAGAGCACCGCGTCCCGGCCGAGGCTGTGGTTCGTCGACAACCTGCGGATCCTGCTGATCTCGCTGGTGGTCCTGCACCACACCGCGGCCACGTACAGCGGGATCCCGGCCTGGTACTACACCGAGAAGCCGACCAGCGGAGTCGTCGCGCTCGGCCTGACGGTCTTCCTGCTGGTCAACCAGGCGTGGTTCATGGGCGCGTTCTTCCTGCTTTCCGGCTACTTCACGCCCGGGGCGTACGACCGCAAGGGTCCGCGTGCCTTCCTCCGCGACCGGCTGATCCGGCTGGGGGTCCCGCTGGTGGTGTTCTACTTCCTGCTCAACCCGATCCTGTACGCCGGCTTCTACGGTAGCGGCTCGCCGCTCGACTTCTACCTGCACACCATCGGAAGCGGGCCGTTGTGGTTCGTGCTCGCGCTCCTCGTCCTCGACGGGTCCTACGCCGCCTTGCGCCTCGCGACCAGGAAACGCCCGGCTCGCAGCCGAACCCCCCAGCCGCCCACCTACCCGATGGTGATCGGGTTCGTGCTGGTGCTGGCCCTGACGACATACGTGCTGCGGATCGCGATTCCGGTGGGCTTCACGGTGCCGGTCATCGGCTTCCCGAGCAGCGCCTACCTTCCGCAGTACGTCAGCTTCTTCGTCCTGGGGACCGTGGCGTACCGGCGCGGTTGGTTCCACGCCATCACCGCCCGGATGGGCAGGGTCGGGCTCGGCATGGCCATCGGCGCCACCCTGGTGTTCCTCCCGCTCGCGTTGGCCGGCAGGTGGGAGGGGCACGGCACCCTGAGCTCGCTGTGCTACGCACTGTGGGACTCCACCTTCGCGGTCGGCATCGTTCTCGCGCTGCTCACCTGCTTCCGCCGCAGGCTGGACACCCAGGGGCCGCTGCGCCGGTACCTGTCCGCTCACGTGTTCACCGTGTACGTGATCCACGCGTTCGTGGTGACGGCGGCAGGTTACGCCCTCAGCGTGCTGGACCTGCCGACGCTGGTGAAGTTCGCGATCGCGGCTGTCGTGGTGCTCCCGGTCTGTTTCACGCTCGCCGGTCCGATCCGCCGGCTCCCCGGCGTCCGCCACGTGCTCTGA
- a CDS encoding histidine kinase dimerization/phosphoacceptor domain-containing protein — MWNGFSYERTGRDALMDQKWRVRWSDPAMWRDLRFTGIAPFAVGLIAAIPPAGVAAAVLAFSRSLPFIGILDLVVTVAGAPYAWRSVEPVAVRFLHASPVMMLADRVDELTAQHADTTVAQAAEIRRIERDLHDGAQARLVALGLSLATAEKLMETNPDQAKARRILSYLRKRYR; from the coding sequence TTGTGGAACGGCTTCAGCTACGAGCGCACCGGCCGCGACGCCCTCATGGATCAGAAGTGGCGGGTCCGGTGGAGCGATCCCGCCATGTGGCGGGATCTGCGGTTCACGGGGATCGCGCCGTTCGCTGTGGGCCTGATCGCGGCCATCCCGCCGGCCGGAGTCGCGGCGGCGGTCCTCGCATTCAGCCGATCGCTTCCCTTCATCGGGATACTCGACCTGGTCGTGACCGTCGCCGGCGCCCCGTATGCGTGGCGGTCCGTCGAGCCGGTAGCCGTCCGCTTCCTGCACGCGTCGCCCGTGATGATGCTGGCGGACCGGGTCGATGAGCTGACGGCCCAGCACGCGGATACCACGGTTGCGCAGGCCGCCGAGATCCGCCGGATCGAGCGGGACCTGCACGACGGGGCACAGGCCCGCCTGGTCGCGCTCGGGCTGTCGTTGGCGACTGCGGAGAAGCTGATGGAAACCAACCCTGACCAGGCCAAAGCTCGGCGCATTCTTTCCTACCTGCGAAAACGTTACAGATAA